In Quercus robur chromosome 11, dhQueRobu3.1, whole genome shotgun sequence, the following proteins share a genomic window:
- the LOC126705084 gene encoding uncharacterized protein LOC126705084: protein MMNEEDKNQEIDRKRKHINTTNNNNNQDFTFTNTYHQEFDDELELSLSLPRQKSSLLSSSSSSPPSPSPSPPAPPSPSQLSMQALLAQNPSQLPLQLPPSHPLYMPFMSSLPSPPQHDSLTSTPLVYRQESTPTPILSRPSRARRNSTQAPRDGKSDTVPAPFPWATTHRATVHTIDYLLSKEIVSITGEVQCKRCEHQYEMEFDLKEKFIEIGSFIADHKNTMRDRAPSVWMNPVLPTCKFCNQENSVKPIIADKKKEINWLFLLLGQMLGFCTLEQLKYFCKHTKNHRTGAKDRVLYLAYLGLCKQLDPDGPFDR from the coding sequence ATGATGAACGAAGAAGACAAGAACCAAGAAATTGACAGGAAGAGAAAGCATATAaacaccaccaacaacaacaacaatcaagaTTTCACATTCACAAACACATACCATCAAGAATTTGACGATGAGCTTGAACTTTCGCTTTCTTTACCTAGGCAAAAATCGTCATTACTATCGTCATCGTCATCGTCACCACCATCACCGTCACCATCACCACCAGCACCACCATCTCCATCACAACTATCAATGCAAGCCCTTTTAGCCCAAAACCCATCTCAACTTCCTCTTCAACTCCCTCCTTCACACCCTCTTTACATGCCTTTCATGTCTTCGCTACCGTCACCACCACAACACGATTCTTTAACATCAACCCCATTGGTGTACCGTCAAGAGAGTACTCCTACCCCCATCTTGTCCCGCCCTTCACGTGCTCGTCGTAACTCGACACAGGCCCCACGTGACGGGAAGAGTGACACTGTGCCGGCCCCCTTCCCGTGGGCCACAACGCATCGTGCTACAGTGCATACTATCGATTACTTGCTGTCCAAGGAAATAGTTTCCATCACTGGTGAAGTGCAATGCAAGCGTTGTGAGCATCAGTATGAGATGGAGTTTGATCTCAAAGAAAAGTTCATTGAAATTGGAAGCTTTATAGCCGATCACAAAAACACCATGCGTGATAGGGCCCCAAGTGTTTGGATGAATCCAGTTCTTCCAACTTGCAAGTTCTGTAATCAAGAAAATAGTGTGAAGCCGATTATTGCTGATAAGAAGAAGGAAATCAATTGGCTTTTTTTGCTTCTGGGACAAATGCTAGGTTTCTGCACGCTTGAGCAGTTGAAGTATTTCTGCAAACACACCAAGAATCACCGAACCGGTGCCAAGGATCGAGTTCTTTATCTCGCATATCTTGGATTGTGTAAACAACTTGACCCAGATGGCCCTTTTGATCGATAA